The Solibacillus daqui genome has a segment encoding these proteins:
- a CDS encoding putative metalloprotease CJM1_0395 family protein, with amino-acid sequence MKISSLLHGYNPDLEERKRSVQRKEVGDAYKKHAKYANASKNPMLQALENLLSGKTEKELHEADAAARKDSQQTLVESKDEELARPKGKEELSQLKQTEQEVIAHENAHKSAGAGVTGAITYTQTTGPDNQRYINGGEVAIQMPATNGESDETIALLERVRQAALAPAEPSSQDLRVAASASAQIQQVRADKYGEVMEEQEESAPFADEDFTFEMPEKFQKDFNRNPEEQTIFGKDLEKLLFQRTFNNAAQKYSSHIAMVKNGYRSVTEPTFSQVA; translated from the coding sequence ATGAAAATTTCTAGTTTATTGCATGGTTATAATCCTGATTTAGAAGAAAGAAAACGCTCAGTCCAGCGCAAAGAGGTTGGCGATGCTTATAAAAAGCATGCGAAATATGCAAATGCAAGCAAAAACCCAATGCTCCAAGCGCTTGAAAATTTACTTTCTGGTAAAACAGAGAAGGAATTACACGAGGCAGATGCAGCTGCCCGTAAAGATTCGCAGCAGACTTTAGTGGAGTCAAAGGACGAGGAGCTAGCGCGTCCAAAAGGAAAAGAGGAACTTTCACAGTTAAAGCAAACCGAGCAAGAAGTCATAGCGCATGAAAATGCCCACAAATCGGCAGGGGCAGGTGTGACGGGCGCAATTACGTATACGCAAACAACAGGACCAGACAATCAGCGCTATATTAATGGCGGCGAAGTAGCGATTCAAATGCCGGCAACTAATGGAGAGTCAGATGAAACCATTGCGCTACTTGAAAGGGTACGTCAAGCCGCATTGGCACCAGCAGAGCCTTCCTCGCAAGATTTACGTGTAGCGGCAAGTGCTTCAGCACAAATTCAGCAAGTACGTGCCGATAAATACGGCGAAGTAATGGAAGAACAAGAAGAATCGGCACCATTTGCAGATGAAGATTTCACATTTGAAATGCCGGAAAAATTCCAAAAGGATTTTAACCGTAATCCAGAAGAACAAACGATTTTTGGGAAAGATTTAGAAAAGCTGTTATTCCAACGTACATTTAACAACGCAGCACAAAAATATAGTTCCCATATTGCAATGGTGAAAAACGGCTACCGTTCTGTAACAGAACCGACCTTCTCACAAGTTGCATAA
- the ybaK gene encoding Cys-tRNA(Pro) deacylase: MAKKHVKTNAIRLIEQKKIVHEIFEYTSEDGNAVDGVTVAAKIGQPVEHVYKTLIATAGKGDYFVFVIPVEAELNLKAAAKVVGEKKVELIAVKELLGLTGYVRGGCSPIGMKKLFPTYIEQTAETLDYIIVSAGKIGMQMKLAPTDLAKASNAQFAQLVTQ, translated from the coding sequence TTGGCAAAGAAACATGTGAAGACAAATGCGATTCGATTGATTGAACAGAAAAAAATTGTACATGAAATTTTTGAATACACGTCAGAAGATGGTAATGCGGTAGATGGTGTAACGGTCGCAGCAAAAATTGGTCAACCGGTTGAACATGTTTACAAAACATTGATTGCCACTGCGGGAAAGGGGGATTATTTTGTGTTCGTTATTCCGGTTGAAGCCGAGCTCAATTTAAAGGCCGCAGCAAAAGTGGTCGGCGAGAAAAAGGTAGAACTGATTGCGGTAAAAGAGCTGCTTGGTTTAACGGGCTATGTACGAGGTGGTTGTTCGCCAATTGGTATGAAAAAACTATTCCCAACGTATATCGAGCAAACAGCTGAAACGCTTGATTACATAATTGTCAGCGCAGGAAAGATTGGCATGCAAATGAAACTCGCACCGACAGATTTGGCGAAAGCATCGAATGCGCAATTTGCCCAGCTTGTAACACAATAG
- a CDS encoding YczE/YyaS/YitT family protein — protein sequence MSKKFWWQWGSFFVGLMVMALGITLTIKGNVIGTSPWDVFHIGMFNQFGLTIGMWSILTGLFIICVTSMYLKRVPKLATFLNMLLIGSFIDLFNWLLPEASLFVFEISYFIVGFFVMSIGCALYIAASLGEGPRDTVMMIIASKGYSVKTGRMVMEVIAASIGWLLGGPVGLGTIILALGTGYIIQPALFFFKNKLEKIIGEPLT from the coding sequence ATGTCGAAAAAATTTTGGTGGCAGTGGGGTAGCTTTTTTGTCGGACTGATGGTGATGGCACTCGGCATTACACTGACAATTAAGGGCAATGTCATTGGCACAAGCCCATGGGATGTATTCCATATCGGAATGTTTAACCAATTTGGTTTGACGATCGGTATGTGGTCAATTTTAACAGGGCTATTCATTATTTGCGTAACGTCGATGTATCTTAAACGTGTTCCGAAATTAGCTACTTTTTTAAACATGCTATTAATCGGTTCGTTTATTGATTTATTTAACTGGCTATTACCAGAGGCGTCTCTATTTGTTTTTGAAATTAGCTATTTTATAGTAGGCTTTTTTGTCATGAGTATTGGCTGTGCGCTTTATATTGCGGCAAGTCTTGGGGAAGGACCACGGGATACGGTGATGATGATTATTGCGAGCAAGGGCTATTCGGTAAAAACGGGGCGTATGGTGATGGAAGTGATTGCGGCAAGCATTGGCTGGCTACTTGGTGGACCGGTTGGCCTTGGTACGATTATTTTAGCGCTTGGAACGGGCTATATTATTCAACCCGCATTATTTTTCTTTAAAAACAAACTTGAAAAAATTATTGGTGAGCCACTCACGTAA
- a CDS encoding glycine C-acetyltransferase: MSNVLNTFLDENLQDLRTQGLYNEIDPVEGANGPIIQVAGKKLVNLSSNNYLGLATNDELKKIAQNTIETYGVGAGAVRTINGTLDLHVKLEQTLAKFKGTEAAISYQSGFNCNMAAISAVMDKNDAILSDALNHASIIDGCRLSKAKIIPFAHADMEDLRAKAKEATESGLYNKVMVITDGVFSMDGDIAKLPEIVEIAKEFDLITYVDDAHGSGVTGKGAGTVKHFGLQNEIDFQIGTLSKAIGVVGGYVAGKKNLIDWLKVRSRPFLFSTALPPGDVAAITRAVEIIMESTELHDKLWNNGDYLKKGLNELGFNIGESETPITPCIIGDEKLTQQFSKRLIEEGVYAKSIVFPTVPKGTGRVRNMPTAAHTKEMLDDALAIYAKVGRELGVIQ; encoded by the coding sequence ATGTCAAACGTATTAAATACCTTTTTAGATGAAAATTTACAAGACCTACGCACTCAAGGTTTATACAACGAAATTGATCCTGTTGAAGGTGCGAATGGCCCGATCATTCAAGTAGCAGGCAAAAAATTAGTTAATCTATCATCAAATAACTACTTAGGTTTAGCGACAAATGATGAATTAAAGAAAATAGCACAAAACACAATCGAAACATATGGTGTCGGTGCGGGTGCGGTTCGAACAATTAACGGTACATTAGATTTACATGTGAAATTAGAACAAACATTAGCAAAATTCAAAGGGACAGAAGCGGCGATTAGCTATCAATCTGGCTTTAACTGTAATATGGCGGCGATTTCTGCTGTTATGGATAAAAACGATGCCATCCTTTCAGATGCTTTGAACCATGCTTCCATTATCGACGGCTGCCGTTTATCAAAAGCGAAAATCATTCCATTTGCACACGCAGACATGGAAGATTTACGTGCGAAAGCAAAAGAAGCGACAGAATCAGGCCTTTACAATAAAGTCATGGTTATTACTGACGGCGTGTTCTCAATGGATGGTGACATCGCAAAGCTACCTGAAATCGTAGAAATCGCAAAAGAATTTGATTTGATTACGTATGTAGACGATGCACACGGTTCAGGAGTAACAGGTAAAGGTGCGGGTACAGTGAAGCACTTCGGGTTACAAAACGAAATCGATTTCCAAATCGGCACACTATCAAAAGCAATCGGTGTTGTTGGTGGCTATGTGGCAGGGAAGAAAAATTTAATCGATTGGTTAAAGGTTCGTTCTCGTCCGTTTTTATTCTCGACAGCATTACCACCAGGGGATGTTGCAGCCATTACACGCGCTGTGGAAATCATTATGGAATCAACAGAGCTGCATGACAAGCTTTGGAACAACGGTGATTATTTAAAGAAAGGCTTAAACGAGCTTGGCTTTAATATCGGGGAATCAGAAACACCAATTACACCTTGTATTATTGGCGATGAAAAATTAACACAGCAATTCTCCAAACGATTAATCGAAGAAGGTGTGTACGCAAAGTCGATTGTATTCCCAACGGTACCAAAAGGAACAGGTCGCGTGCGTAATATGCCAACAGCAGCACATACAAAAGAAA